The genome window CGGGTTACCAAACCAAAACCCGGGCAAATAACACTGCGGCGATCTCAACCATATCGCCCAAAGAAATCGCCGACAAACCCATCCCCGGTATTGATAACCTGCTGCAAGGCAAGGCCGCCGGTGTGCAGATCACCACTGAAAATGGCCGCCCGGGCGCAAATGCGTTTATCCGCATCCGGGGCACAGGCTCGGTTAATGCCAGCCAGCAGCCGCTTTTAGTGGTTGACGGAGTGCAGATTCCAGATGCAGCTGCGCCTGAGTTTTACAACACCCTTAACGCTAACGATGTTGCCAATATCTCTGTATTAAAGGATGCATCAGCTTCTTCCCTGTATGGTGCACGTGGCTCAAACGGCGTGGTGGTAATTACCACTAAAAATGGATCGGAATCGTCAAACCATATTTCTTACACCTTTCAATATGGTACCAACCGCAAGATTCCTGATAATTTTCAGATGATGAGTGCTGCACAAAAGCTGCAGTATGAGTATGATCTTGGTTACACCAACGGCGATTTGGCTAATTATTTATCAGCCAATAACCTGCCAACTGATGTTACCCAGATTACCGACGCCCAGCGGCAAACCGCATTTAATGCGCTGATTGCACAATCACATAACTGGCAGGATGATATTTTGCGCAGCGGTAAAATTATGCAGCACCAGTTGGTGATCAGCGGGCACGAGAACAAGACCAACTACTATGCTTCATTTCAGAAATATGATGAAGATGGTATTGTTGTTGGATCAAACCTGAATAAATACAATGGCAAACTTAACCTGAGCACAGAAGTTAAGCCTTATTTAACGCTGAGCAATAACCTGAGTTTGGGCGAAAGGTCAACAAACGAAACCAGAGACAGGTATAATGCACAGAACCCATTTTATGCAATCTATGCTTATAATCCCTATGAAAAGGTTTATAACGCGGATGGCTCTTATAACTTAACCAGTCAGGGCTTCCCTATTTTGGAGGCTTTAAAGAATAACCCCGAAAATCAGAAGTATTTAAACGGGTATAATACTACCACTGTTGATTTTCATCCTATCAAGGGGCTGAGCATCTCGAGCCAGATTGGTTTAACGCTTAATGATTATACCCGCGAGTATTTTATCAAACCCGGATCGATCCTGGACAACTATGTTGGCGACCCTGCGGCGCCCGGCGATAAAACGGATAATGGATCGCGTGATTTTAATTACGACTGGATCAATAAGGCTATCTACAGATTTGATGTCAACAGCGACCACCATTTCACCATATTGGGTGTTCAGGAGTTTCAGAAGGATGTGTTTACATCATACACCCTGGAAAGTAAAGGCTTTCCAAGCCCCGACCTGCCTACGCAGGATAACGCTTCGGCAAATTCAGGGAAAAATAGTACTTCTTATTCTGCTTATACCATTGCATCATTGTTAGGTGAGGTAGATTACAACTATAAAGGCAAATATTTTGTTACAGGAAGTATCCGTAATGACGGTTCATCGCGATTTGGAGCCAACAACCGTTATGGCACCTTTGGCGCAGGCAGTATCGGCTGGCTGATCACTTCTGAAGATTTTGCTAAAAACATTACCTGGTTAAATGTATTGAAACTGCGTGCTTCAATAGGTAATACCGGTAATTTTAGCGGGATCAGCAATTACCAGGCCCTGGGATTATACGGCTTTGGGAACTATGGCGGTAAATCAACTGCTATACCTACTCAAATCCCTAACCCTAACTTAACCTGGGAAAAAAAGCTTAAGCGCGATGTGGGTATAGATTTTGAATTATTTAACAGCCGCATTACAGGTTCGTTTGAATATTATAACGAAACTACCAGCGGTTTGCTGTTCCAGCTGCCGGTATCGCAAACCACCGGTTTTTCAGCAGTGTACAAAAACGTAGGCGGTTTATATAATAAAGGTATCGACCTTTCGCTAAACGGCGACATTGTTAGAAATAAGGATGTTAAATGGAGTGTTTACGGAAACATCAACTATAACAAAAACAAAGTTACGTCTTTATATAGCGGGGCAAATGAAATTGCCAGCAACGGCGTTGGTGTTGTTAAACCGGGCGAGGCTATTTACACCTATAAAGTAGTTAGGTATGCCGGGGTTAATTCACAAACCGGCGCTGCGCAGTTTTTGGATAAAAACGGTAACATAACCGAAACTTATAATTTCGACAATGCGGTGGTTGAATCGGGCAAAAGCCCTAACCCTAAATTTTATGGGGGCTTCGGCACCAGCGTATCCTACAAGGGGTTTGAACTTACCGCCGACTTTACTTATTCTTATGGCGGATACACTTATAATAACGTGTACCAGAATTTAGATGCGTGGGGGTCAAATTATTACCAGGCGCAATCAACCCTGGCTTTAAACTATTGGAAAAAACCAGGGGATGTTAATGTGCTTCCAAAACCTGATGCCGCGGGTGCCGACCAAACCTACGTAACTGATCAATACCTGCAAAAGGATGATTATATAAGGTTTAGAACATTGCAGCTGGCTTATACCCTTCCTAAAGCTATCACCCAGAAATTTAAAGTGTATTCTTTAAGGGTGTTTTTACAGGGCCAGAACCTGCTGACCATTAATCCGCACCATTTTTTCGGCGATCCGGAAGTTGGGATAGGAAGTGTTGAATCGGGCTTATTGATTCCCGGTCAGAACACTTTATACAGCTACCCAAGTACCCGCCAGTTTACATTTGGTGCCAACATAACCTTTTAATCGAACGCTAAAGGATAAAAAAATGAAGAGAACATATATATACGCATCGCTAATGTTGTTATCATTAGCCGGATGTAAAAAGGAATTGATACAAAGCCCTACAAATGCTATCCCGGCGGGCAATGCGTTTGTATCCCCCGCTAACTTTACCAATGCCATACTGGGTACCTATTCAGGACTTAAGGGCGGCAATTATTATGGCGGCCAGGATGGCGGCTCAATGGCCACCACGCCTGATGTACTGTCAGACAACCTGATCATTTGTTCGCAGGGACGTAAGTCTGAGCAGGTGTTTTTTAATTTTACTTTTAACTCAAACAGTGTTTGGAACATGTGGCCCGATGCTTATACCACGGTGTTGCGGGCAAACTATATCCTAACCAACCTGGGCCACCTCTCGGCGGGTACTTTTAAGGATAACGTTCAGGGTGAGGCGCTGGCCTTAAGGGCGCTGTCGCACTTTGACCTGTTGCGCCTGTATGCCAAGTCGTACGCATCAGCAGGTGCGCAGGATCCGGGGGTGCCTTATGTAACCTCAACCGACCCAACGCTGCTGCCATCAAGAACGCCGGACAAGGCTGCCTATGATATGGTAGTTGCAGACCTGGTGCAGGCGCAGTCATTAATAGCTGCTGATAATGGTGAGGGACGTTTAAACAAGTCGGCTGTAGAAGGATTACTTTCGAGGGTTTATTTATACCGCGGCGAGTGGCAAAAAAGTGCAGATGCGGCAACCGCCTGTATTAATGAAGCCGGCGCTAACGGGCACGTGCTTGCAAACACGGATAACTTTGGATCGATATGGCTTGACGGCGATGACCCGGCTACATCCGAAGTTTTGTTCAGGGTAAAAATTATTGATGCGGACGGAATTCCGATCGGGGTTGGCTATGAGCAATCAAGCCCGCAGGGCGTTAAGCCGGAGTACGTGGTTGACAATGCGTTTTATAACCTTTTTGCTGCCAATGATGTGCGTAAAGCAGCTTATACCGGTACCACGGTTTTTAACTCCGAAAACTTTGTTTACATAAAAAAATACTTCGGCAGGGCAACTGGTGCAGCAAATACGGTAGATTTTAAAGCATTAAGGCTGGGCGAGGTGTATTTGAACCGGGCCGAAGCATACTATAACCTGTCGCAGCCGGCAAATGCGCTGGCCGATTTGAATACGCTGAGAGCAGGCCGTTACACTGGTTTTGCTGCCGGTGCCGAAACGGGCGCTAATCTTTACAATGCTATTTTATTGCAGAGGCGGTTAGAGCTGGCGTTTGAAGGATCAAGGTTCTTTGATTTAAAAAGGCTTAATGCTGCCATACAGCGGTCGGATTTTGGCGACCAGGCAGGCGGTGCCGGTCCGCAGGCCCCTGTTAAACTTATTTCGGCAGGCAGTAACCTGTTTCAGATGCCTATTCCGCAGTACGAAATCAATGCAAACCCAAATATTACTCAAAATCCGTAATCAGTTCAGTTAATAGTTTAGTTAATGGGCCCTTTTAGCGATGCTAAAGGGCCCATTTTTCATTTTTTTTTAAGGCTAAGCCGAATTACAGTAAAATATAGCCGATATTCCACCTCAGGGCGCTAATCCGTCGAAAACTATCATTTCTTATCCTTTCATCTGCCGGGACACCGCATCGGGATTCGTAACGTTTTAATGTACAACATTTTAGCCGGGGTTTAACCAGCGGTCAATCTGTTTCGCTGTTATATGCAAGGTTA of Mucilaginibacter xinganensis contains these proteins:
- a CDS encoding SusC/RagA family TonB-linked outer membrane protein, which gives rise to MKKLVLAFLCFSMLCITQVFAQSHSVTGVVTGKDDGKPIPGATLRVKGQNSGSQTDVNGKFSLTVPDNATLSFSFLGYLTQDVSVAGKSSLTVVLVPSNRELDEVVVTGYQTKTRANNTAAISTISPKEIADKPIPGIDNLLQGKAAGVQITTENGRPGANAFIRIRGTGSVNASQQPLLVVDGVQIPDAAAPEFYNTLNANDVANISVLKDASASSLYGARGSNGVVVITTKNGSESSNHISYTFQYGTNRKIPDNFQMMSAAQKLQYEYDLGYTNGDLANYLSANNLPTDVTQITDAQRQTAFNALIAQSHNWQDDILRSGKIMQHQLVISGHENKTNYYASFQKYDEDGIVVGSNLNKYNGKLNLSTEVKPYLTLSNNLSLGERSTNETRDRYNAQNPFYAIYAYNPYEKVYNADGSYNLTSQGFPILEALKNNPENQKYLNGYNTTTVDFHPIKGLSISSQIGLTLNDYTREYFIKPGSILDNYVGDPAAPGDKTDNGSRDFNYDWINKAIYRFDVNSDHHFTILGVQEFQKDVFTSYTLESKGFPSPDLPTQDNASANSGKNSTSYSAYTIASLLGEVDYNYKGKYFVTGSIRNDGSSRFGANNRYGTFGAGSIGWLITSEDFAKNITWLNVLKLRASIGNTGNFSGISNYQALGLYGFGNYGGKSTAIPTQIPNPNLTWEKKLKRDVGIDFELFNSRITGSFEYYNETTSGLLFQLPVSQTTGFSAVYKNVGGLYNKGIDLSLNGDIVRNKDVKWSVYGNINYNKNKVTSLYSGANEIASNGVGVVKPGEAIYTYKVVRYAGVNSQTGAAQFLDKNGNITETYNFDNAVVESGKSPNPKFYGGFGTSVSYKGFELTADFTYSYGGYTYNNVYQNLDAWGSNYYQAQSTLALNYWKKPGDVNVLPKPDAAGADQTYVTDQYLQKDDYIRFRTLQLAYTLPKAITQKFKVYSLRVFLQGQNLLTINPHHFFGDPEVGIGSVESGLLIPGQNTLYSYPSTRQFTFGANITF
- a CDS encoding RagB/SusD family nutrient uptake outer membrane protein, giving the protein MKRTYIYASLMLLSLAGCKKELIQSPTNAIPAGNAFVSPANFTNAILGTYSGLKGGNYYGGQDGGSMATTPDVLSDNLIICSQGRKSEQVFFNFTFNSNSVWNMWPDAYTTVLRANYILTNLGHLSAGTFKDNVQGEALALRALSHFDLLRLYAKSYASAGAQDPGVPYVTSTDPTLLPSRTPDKAAYDMVVADLVQAQSLIAADNGEGRLNKSAVEGLLSRVYLYRGEWQKSADAATACINEAGANGHVLANTDNFGSIWLDGDDPATSEVLFRVKIIDADGIPIGVGYEQSSPQGVKPEYVVDNAFYNLFAANDVRKAAYTGTTVFNSENFVYIKKYFGRATGAANTVDFKALRLGEVYLNRAEAYYNLSQPANALADLNTLRAGRYTGFAAGAETGANLYNAILLQRRLELAFEGSRFFDLKRLNAAIQRSDFGDQAGGAGPQAPVKLISAGSNLFQMPIPQYEINANPNITQNP